A window from Plasmodium gaboni strain SY75 chromosome 9, whole genome shotgun sequence encodes these proteins:
- a CDS encoding phosphoglycerate kinase, with amino-acid sequence MLGNKLSISDLKDIKNKKVLVRVDFNVPIENGIIKDTNRITATLPTINHLKKEGASKIILISHCGRPDGLRNEKYTLKPVAESLKGLLGEEVLFLNDCVGKEVEDQINAAKENSVILLENLRFHIEEEGKGVDANGNKVKAKKEDVEKFQNDLTKLADIFINDAFGTAHRAHSSMVGVKLNVKASGFLMKKELEYFSKALENPQRPLLAILGGAKVSDKIQLIKNLLDKVDRMIIGGGMAYTFKKVLNNMQIGTSLFDEAGSKIVGEIMEKAKAKNVQIFLPVDFKIADNFDNNANTKFVTDEQGIPDNWMGLDAGPKSIENYKDVILTSKTVIWNGPQGVFEMPNFAKGSIECLNLVVEVTKKGAITIVGGGDTASLVEQQNKKNEISHVSTGGGASLELLEGKELPGVLALSSK; translated from the coding sequence ATGTTAGGCAATAAATTAAGCATTAGTGACTTAAAGGATATTAAGAACAAGAAGGTTTTAGTAAGAGTTGATTTTAATGTACCTATTGAAAATGGAATAATTAAAGATACGAATCGAATTACTGCTACGTTACCCACAATTAATCATTTAAAGAAAGAAGGAGCTTccaaaattatattaatatctCATTGTGGTAGGCCAGATGGTTTAAGAAATGAGAAATATACTTTAAAGCCAGTAGCTGAGAGTTTAAAAGGATTATTAGGAGAAGaagtattatttttaaatgattGTGTAGGTAAAGAAGTTGAAGATCAAATAAATGCAGCAAAAGAAAATTCAGTTATTCTTTTAGAAAATTTAAGATTTCATATTGAAGAAGAAGGTAAAGGTGTTGATGCTAATGGAAATAAAGTAAAAgcaaaaaaagaagatgTAGAAAAGTTCCAAAATGATTTAACCAAATTAGctgatatatttattaatgaTGCATTTGGTACAGCTCATCGTGCTCATAGTAGTATGGTAGGTGTTAAATTAAATGTTAAAGCTTCAGGAtttttaatgaaaaaagaattagAATATTTTAGTAAAGCTTTAGAAAATCCACAAAGACCATTATTAGCTATATTAGGTGGTGCTAAAGTATCAGATAAAATACAATTAATCAAAAATTTATTAGATAAGGTTGATCGTATGATTATTGGTGGTGGTATGGcatatacatttaaaaaGGTCTTAAACAATATGCAAATTGGTACATCACTTTTTGATGAAGCTGGTAGTAAAATTGTAGGTGAAATTATGGAAAAGGCAAAAGCTAAAAACGTTCAAATATTCTTACCTGTAGATTTTAAAATTGCAGataattttgataataatgcTAATACCAAATTCGTAACTGATGAACAAGGTATCCCAGATAATTGGATGGGTCTTGATGCTGGTCCAAAAAGTattgaaaattataaagatGTTATTTTAACATCAAAAACTGTTATTTGGAACGGACCACAAGGTGTTTTTGAAATGCCAAATTTTGCAAAAGGTAGTATTGAATGTCTTAATTTAGTCGTTGAAGTTACCAAAAAAGGAGCTATCACAATTGTTGGAGGTGGAGATACAGCTTCATTAGTTGAACAAcaaaataagaaaaatgaaattagTCATGTATCAACAGGTGGAGGAGCTTCACTTGAACTTTTGGAAGGAAAAGAATTACCAGGTGTATTAGCACTTTCAAGCAAATAA
- a CDS encoding putative pre-mRNA splicing factor codes for MDSLDSLIKKKKEEIKEIKGNKRWFKQADLENQKNKEINNFYEKELKKKKIEEYERLKKLNDTLDEKHKKNNADVENEETNIEITLSNKQIIILLRQLKEPIRLFGETDLQRYNRLKELKINKNELKINEQNIFGDVLRGRLKENALDLIEDNIEDEIEKVSDKKDKNNSNVSISEKENNEKGKKIDKEKIILEWIKRTMKEWNEEIENTVDSKKKIKQATYLQTHKDLKPLEKKLKQKTLESDILDKIYNIVSCCQEKNFKAAHDAYMLLAIGNAAWPMGVTMVGIHERAGRSKIYASEVAHILNDETTRKYIQMIKRLLSFCQRKYCPNPSEAVNLSTIHI; via the exons ATGGACTCGCTGGATAGtttgataaaaaagaaaaaagaagaaataaaag aaattAAAGGAAACAAAAGATGGTTTAAACAAGCAGATTTGGAAAATCAAAAGAATAAAGAGATTAATAACttttatgaaaaagaactaaaaaaaaaaaaaattgaagaatatgaaagattaaag AAATTAAATGATACATTAGATgaaaaacataaaaaaaataatgcAGATGTGGAAAATGAGGAAACAAATATAG AAATAACATTAAgtaataaacaaataattatattactTCGTCAATTAAAAGAACCTATTAGATTATTTGGAGAAACAGACCTACAGAg aTATAATAGATTGAAGGagttaaaaataaataaaaatgaattaaaaattaatgaGCAAAACATTTTTGGAGATGTTTTAAGAGGAAG aTTAAAGGAAAATGCGTTAGATTTAATTGAAGATAACATAGAAGATGAAATTGAAAAAGTCTCtgataaaaaagataagAATAATTCAAACGTTTCAATAAGtgaaaaggaaaataatgaaaaaggaaaaaaaatagataaagaaaaaataatacttGAATGGATAAAAAGAACTATGAAAGAATGGAATGAAGAAATTGAAAATACTGTAGACAgtaagaagaaaataaaacaGGCCACTTATTTACAAACACATAAGGATTTGAAGCCActagaaaaaaaattaaaacaaaaaac ATTGGAATCTGATATCcttgataaaatatataatattgtttCTTGTTGccaagaaaaaaattttaaagCTGCTCATGACGC atatATGTTATTAGCCATCGGAAATGCTGCATGGCCAATGGGAGTTACGATGGTTGGTATTCATGAACGAGCAGGAAGATCAAAAATTTATGCATCAGAG gttgctcatatattaaatgatgaaacaactagaaaatatattcaaatgATTAAAAG gttattatcattttgtCAAAGAAAGTATTGCCCAAACCCATCTGAAGCCGTTAATTTATCTACAATTCATATATGA
- a CDS encoding putative glutamine synthetase, with protein sequence MGSVSFSNNAELYEYINDKSNDVEIVAGIITNLLGTYFKCFFYVKEITLNKLENGFSFDASSIKLCSDTEVSDFIIKVDYSTCYVEECDGKNILNVMCDIKRYNGFDYYKCPRTLLKKTCEFVKNEGIADKVCIGNELEFFIFDKVNYSLDEYNTYLKIYDRESFSCKNDLSSIYGNNVVTKYEPHKDHMNNPNNEYLINDDSKKVKKKSGYFKTDPYDASNIIKLRICRALNDMNINVQRYHHEVSTSQHEISLKYFDALRNADFLLITKQIIKTTVSSFNRTSSFMPKPLVNDNGNGLHCNISLWKNNKNIFYLNDPSTFFLSKESFYFMYGIVKHAKALQAFCNATMNSYKRLVPGFETCQKLFYSFGSRSAVIRLSLINYSNPSEKRIEFRLPDCANSPHLVMAAIILAGCDGIKSKEQPLVPFESKNNQFFISSIFLKYVQNPENFNILTHALEDYDSLHSINESPEFKNFFKCEEPQSISFSLSESLDALEKDHAFLTVNNIFTEEMIQEYIKFKREEISAYNKYVNAYDYHLYYDC encoded by the exons atgg GGTCCGTGAGTTTTTCAAATAATGCCGAACTGTACGAGTATATAAATGACAAAAGTAATGATGTAGAAATAGTAGCTGGTATTATTACTAATTTGTTAGGAACCTATTTTAagtgttttttttatgtaaagGAAATTACATTAAATAAGTTAGAAAATGGTTTTTCGTTTGATGCATCTTCTATTAAACTTTGTTCAGATACTGAAGTAAGtgattttattattaaagTAGATTATTCAACATGTTATGTGGAAGAATGTGATGGaaagaatattttaaatgttatgtgtgatataaaaagatataatggttttgattattataaatgtCCAAGAACATTATTAAAGAAAACATGTGAATTCGTTAAGAATGAAGGCATTGCAGATAAGGTTTGTATTGGGAATGAATTagaattttttatatttgataaGGTAAATTATAGTTTAGATGAATATAATACTTATCTGAAGATTTATGATAGAGAATCATTTTCTTGTAAAAATGATTTATCTAGTATTTATGGTAATAATGTTGTAACTAAATATGAACCACATAAAGATCATATGAATAATCCTAATAATGAgtatttaataaatgatgataGTAAAAAAGTAAAGAAAAAATCTGGTTATTTTAAAACAGATCCATATGATGCATCTAATATAATTAAACTAAGGATATGTAGAGCATTAAATGATATGAATATTAATGTACAAAGATATCATCATGAGGTTTCAACAAGTCAGCATGAaatttctttaaaatattttgacGCTTTAAGAAATGCTGATTTTCTACTTATTACaaaacaaattataaaaacaacAGTTAGCTCATTTAATAGAACATCTTCTTTTATGCCTAAACCTTTAGTTAATGATAATGGAAATGGTTTGCATTGTAATATATCCTTGTggaaaaataataaaaatatattctatCTAAATGATCCTTCTACATTCTTTTTATCAAAAGaatctttttattttatgtatgGAATAGTTAAACATGCAAAAGCTTTACAAGCTTTTTGTAATGCTACTATGAATTCATATAAAAGATTAGTACCAGGATTTGAAACTTGCcaaaaattattttattccTTTGGATCTAGAAGTGCTGTTATTAGGTTATCTTTGATAAACTACAGTAATCCATCTGAAAAAAGAATTGAATTTAGATTACCTGATTGTGCTAACTCACCACATTTAGTTATGGCTGCTATCATTTTGGCTGGTTGTGATGGTATAAAATCCAAAGAACAACCACTAGTTCCATTTgaaagtaaaaataatcaattctttatttctagtatatttttgaaatatGTACAAAACCCagaaaattttaatattctTACTCATGCCTTGGAAGATTATGATTCCTTACATTCTATTAACGAATCACCAGAATTTAAGAACTTCTTTAAATGTGAAGAACCACAAAGTATATCTTTTTCACTTAGTGAAAGTTTAGATGCTCTGGAAAAGGATCATGCATTTTTAActgtaaataatatttttaccGAG GAAATGATAcaagaatatataaaattcaAAAGAGAAGAAATTTCCgcatataataaatatgttaaCGCTTATgattatcatttatattatgattgTTAG